The following proteins come from a genomic window of Nicotiana tomentosiformis chromosome 12, ASM39032v3, whole genome shotgun sequence:
- the LOC104098698 gene encoding uncharacterized protein, with translation MEKRKEKNGPTYVPQFGAWDNKAAAGANSGYTMEFSQARANKQQHQQHQQHKNGLGARHGLANDQQQQHKNGLGARHGLTNDQEFPGKKQEDPSNMKNGYRSVPQFGMWDQQTGGAASYTVEFSKARVNRKQHKNNDLLARPPSIDHEQEALRKQHEDSCMRKKKMLAFCCIGP, from the exons AAAAATGGTCCAACTTATGTCCCTCAATTTGGAGCATGGGATAACAAGGCTGCAGCAGGGGCCAATTCTGGTTATACAATGGAATTTTCCCAAGCTCGCGCCAACAAGCAGCAGCATCAGCAACACCAGCAGCATAAAAATGGTTTAGGTGCACGCCACGGATTGGCAAATGATCAGCAGCAGCAGCATAAAAATGGGTTAGGCGCACGCCACGGGTTGACAAATGATCAGGAATTTCCTGGCAAGAAACAAGAGGACCCTAGCAATATG AAAAATGGATACAGGTCTGTACCTCAATTTGGAATGTGGGATCAACAAACTGGAGGTGCTGCCAGTTATACTGTCGAATTTTCTAAAGCTCGCGTCAACAGAAAGCAACACAAAAACAATGATCTTTTAGCGCGACCACCTAGCATCGATCATGAGCAGGAAGCTCTTAGGAAGCAACATGAAGATTCTTGCATG AGGAAAAAGAAGATGTTGGCATTTTGTTGCATTGGACCTTGA